From the Candidatus Cloacimonadota bacterium genome, one window contains:
- a CDS encoding nitrilase-related carbon-nitrogen hydrolase, whose amino-acid sequence MKVGFLQFYPKLFHEKHNLEKIETLLQGCKTDLVVLPELATSGYLFTNQKEMEPLSAPAKSGRIADFFRNISARENCSIVSGFLEKEANSFYNSQMLVQPNGKIEIYRKTHLFFDEKELFKPGNTGFNIFEFNGTKLGLMICFDWIFPESARTLALKGAEIICHSANLVLPFCQKAMITRSVENRIFTITANRIGTEKNETQEFTFTGMSQITSPKGEILAQAKGNEEVLEVVEINPAEARDKFVTEKNDIFADRKREFYKI is encoded by the coding sequence ATGAAAGTAGGATTTTTACAATTTTACCCCAAATTGTTTCATGAGAAACATAATCTGGAAAAAATAGAAACATTACTGCAAGGATGTAAGACAGATTTGGTGGTTCTTCCTGAACTTGCTACGAGTGGCTATCTTTTCACAAATCAAAAGGAGATGGAACCACTCTCTGCACCTGCAAAATCAGGCAGAATCGCTGACTTCTTTAGAAACATTTCAGCAAGAGAAAATTGTAGTATAGTAAGTGGCTTTTTAGAAAAAGAAGCTAATAGTTTTTACAATTCACAAATGTTAGTTCAACCGAATGGAAAAATTGAGATATATCGGAAAACCCATTTATTTTTTGATGAAAAAGAACTTTTCAAACCAGGCAATACTGGATTTAATATTTTTGAATTTAATGGAACAAAACTTGGCTTGATGATATGTTTTGATTGGATTTTCCCGGAATCGGCTCGTACTCTTGCCTTGAAAGGAGCAGAAATCATCTGCCACTCTGCTAACTTAGTTTTGCCTTTCTGCCAGAAAGCGATGATAACCCGTTCTGTTGAAAATAGAATTTTTACTATTACAGCAAACAGAATCGGGACAGAGAAAAATGAAACACAAGAATTTACATTTACTGGAATGAGCCAAATCACATCACCAAAAGGTGAAATATTGGCTCAAGCAAAAGGGAATGAAGAGGTTTTAGAGGTAGTTGAAATTAATCCAGCGGAAGCAAGAGATAAATTTGTTACTGAAAAGAATGATATTTTTGCTGATAGAAAAAGAGAGTTTTACAAGATATAA